In the Tessaracoccus lacteus genome, CCACCTTAGTGCCGGAGGCGGCCCCGGTCAGGCGGCGTGTCGCCCCTTAGCAGCGGCCTCGTCGCGGGCCAGCTTCGACGGCCACCACACGGCCGGCCCGATGTCGTAGACCAGCGCCGGCACCAGCAGCGTCCGCACGACGAACGTGTCGAGCAGCACGCCGAACGCGACGATGAACGCGAGCTGCGCCAGGAAGAGGATCGGGATGACGGCCAGCGCGGCGAAGGTCGCGGCGAGCACGAGGCCGGCCGACGTGATGACGCCGCCCGTGACGGCGAGGCCGCGCAGGATGCCCTCACGGGTGCCGTGGCGCCGGGACTCCTCGCGCACGCGCGTCATCAGGAAGATGTTGTAGTCGATGCCGAGCGCGACGAGGAACACGAACCCATACAGCGGCACGGACGGGTCGGCGCCCGGGAACTTGAACACGTGGTTGAACACCAGTGCCGCGGTGCCCATCGCGGTCCCGAAGCTCAGGGCCGTGGTCGCGATGAGTAGCAGCGGGGCGACGACGCTGCGCAGCAGCGCGATCAGGATCACCAGGATCACGGCCAGCACGATCGGGATGATCAGCGCCCGGTCGTGCTCGTTGGTGTCGCGCGTGTCGACGTCCGTGGCGGTGTCGCCGCCGAGCTGGGCCGTGCCGGCCAGCTCCGTGCGGAGCTCGCGGATGGTCTCGACGGCCTCGTCGGAGTCGGGCGCGTCGGCCAGGGTCGCGAGCAGCATCACCTGACCCTCGGAGACGGTCGGCGCGGGCGTGGGCTGGCCCGGGATCAGCGACTGGACCCCGTCGGAGGTCACCTCGGCCTGCCCTGAGGGGGAGTCCTTCGCCACGACGGCGACGGAGTCGACGCCGTCGGCGGCCAGCAGCTTGTCGGTGACGTCCTGCAGGTTGCCCTCGTCGGTCAGGACATAGGCCGGGGCGCCGGAGCCGCCGGGGAAGTGCTCGCTCAGGCGGTCCTGGCCCTCGCGGGCATCGGAGAAGCCGAGCACGTACTCGCTGGTCGGCACACCGTCTGCCTTCAGCGTCGGAACGAACGCGGCGCCGGCGGCCAGCAGCAGGGCGCAGACGATCCACACCGTGCGCGGTCGGCGGGAGACGAACTCGCCCGCCTTTGCGTAGATGCCGGTGTGGACCTGCTGGTCGTCGCTGCGGTCGGGGTCGTACTTCGGGCGCCGGGGCCAGTAGGCCGAGCGGCCGAGCAGGTACAGGATGCTGGGCAGCAGTGTCAGAGCGGACAGCATGGCGAACACGATGCCGATGGCGGCGACGGGGCCGAGTGACCGGTTGGACCCGAGGTCGCTCAGCAGGAGGCAGAGCAGGCCCGCGATGACGGTGCCGCCCGAGGCGAGGATCGGCTCGAGGACGCCCTTCAGGGCGGAGCGCGTGGCGTCGCCGCGGTGCCGGTGGCGGCGCAGTGCCTCCGCGTAGCGGGCCGTGTAGAGCAGCGAGTAGTCGGTGGCGGCGCCGATCACGAGGATGAACAGGATGCCCTGCGTCTGGCCGGTCAGCGTCAGGATGTCCCACTTGGCCAGCCACCAGTTCGTGAGCAGCGCGACGCACAGCGCGAACAAACTGGTGGCGAGCACTGCGAACGGCAGCACGATCGAGCGGTAGACGACGAGCAGGATCACCAGCACCAGGCCCAGCGCCGTGATCAGCAGGATGCCGTCGATGCCGCCGAAGGCCGTGACGAGGTCGGCAGTGAACCCGGCGGGTCCGGTGATGTTGAAGGTGAGGCCGTCGGGGAGCTCGTCGGTGATGGTGGCCCGGAGTTCGTCGACTGCCTCGGAGATGTCCGCGTCGGTGTCGAGGCCGACGAACAGTTCGGCGGCGAGCCCGTCCTCCGACGCGACGGCGGGGGAGGACGACACCACGTTGGCCTCGTTACCCAGGTCCTCGGCGAGCGTGTTCAGGCTGGCGAGCTGCTCGTCGGTGAGCTTGTCCTCGCTGGTCACGATAACGATGGCCGGGATCGACTCCGAGCCGACGAAGTCCAAGTACCGCTCGCCGACGACCGTCGACTCGGCCGACGACGGTAGGAACGTGCTCTGGTCGTTCTGGGCGACCTCGTCGACCTTGCCGAAGTACGGTCCGCCGATGCCCGCGGCCACGAACCAGAGGAGCACGAGGATGACGGGGATCGCGATGCGAAGGCGCCGGGTTGTGGTGTTCACAAGGGGATTCAAGCACCTCGGAGCGCCAAGACGCGTCTTCTTCCGCGGACCGCGTACGCGTGTCGGCCAGCGGGCGGGATCGACGACGAGCTCGACCTCGACCTCGTCGCCCGCTCCGCGCCCGGTGCGCTTCCTGGCCGCTAGAGCCTGGCCGTGGCCCTGCACTTCGGGAACCTGCTGCAGCCGAGAAACAGGCCATGGCGGCTCTTCCGCTGGACCAGGGTTCCTTCGCCGCAGGTCGGACAGACCCGCACCGCGTCGACGTCGGCCGCTTGGCTCTTCACGACGACGCCGGAGTCCTGGAGGAGCTCCACCACGAACGGCGACTCCAGTCCCACGACCGTGAAGATGGTCACACCCCGTCGGGCGCGTGTCAGGGCCACGTAGAAGAGGCGTCGCTCCTCGGAGTGGGGGAAGCCGTCGTCCCCGGACATCGCGAGCGAGAGGATCGGGTCGTCGGCGATCCCGCTGGGGAGACCGAACGTCCCGGTGGTGAGGTTCGGCAGGACGACGAAATCGGCCTCAAGTCCCTTCGACGCGTGGATTGTGCGGAAGGTGAGGCGAAGTTCCGGGTAGCTGCCGCGGCGGAGGAGGTCGCGTTCGAACCGGTAGCGGCCGAGGACGTCGACGCTGCTGCCGGGCGCGGACGCGGAGAGGTCGGTGAGATGCGCGGCGATCGCGTCGGGGATGGCCTCCCTGCTCGGAATGCGCACCACGGTCACCGGTGGGCCGTCGGTCCCTCGCGCGGCGCGGACCCTCTTGCGCAACTGACTCGGGTTGCGTGCCACGAATCGGCTGGCCACGTCGGCGATCGTCTGGGTGCAGCGGAACGTCGTCTCCAGCCGCCTGGTCAACGCCGGGCCGAAGAAGGCGTCGAAGCTCGTCATGACGCCGAGGTCGGCCCCGGCGAAGCGGTTGATGGCCTGCCAGTCGTCGCCGACGGCGAGCAGATGCTTGTCAGGGCCGGTGATGAGGGCCCTGGTCAGGCGGGCCCGCGCGCGGCTGGTGTCCTGGAACTCGTCGACCATGACGAGATCCCACCGTCGCAAGCTTGGATTCTGTTCGACGAGCTCCGCGGCCCGCAGGAGCATGTCGTCGAAGTCGACGGCCTCGATGGCCCGCAGCTCCGCCTCCCAGCGCTCGTGGATCTGCCAGTACAGGTCGAGGAAGTGCCTGGCTCGCGCCTGGCGACGCTTCGGGAGGTCGCGGATCCGTTCCTCCAGGTCCGCCCGCGTCCACGAGCCCGATTTCGCGTGGGACATGAAGGTACGCATGAGGCGTGCCAGCCGCTCGTGCTCCATCGGCGGGGCACCGGGAATGGGGCGGTCGGGGTTCCAGTCGAGTTCCAGCCCGTGTCGCCTGAGGTCTCGTTCCAGGGACTCGAACCCGCTGAGGTCGGCGATCTCATGCCACGTCGTCTCCACCAACGTCGTGCCGTACCGCTCGTGGATCCGTTTCTTCCACCGCATCGAGTCTGCGTATCCGGTGAAGCTCTCCGGGGGCGTGCCGTCGGCCCGCAGGGCCCAGTGCTCGTGCCACACCTGGACGGCGGGGTAGAAGAAGTCCGGCCGGTACTGGGAGTGTGCGGAGTCAGCGACGTCGTGGGCGTAGCGCCGCTCGTACTCGTACTCGACGCCGTTGAGGAACAGCCAGTTCGCGATGAGCCGCTCGCCCTCGCTTCGGACGGTCTCGCCGCGGTAGGTCTCGAAACCCGTGAGCCTCGTGGCGCGGTCGTAGCTGTCGGGCTCGCCGCCGTCCGGCTCGTCCGCCATGTGGGGGTAGAGGAGTCGGAAGGTGTCCCACTTGTAGCGGAAGCCGGGCGAGGAG is a window encoding:
- a CDS encoding MMPL family transporter gives rise to the protein MNTTTRRLRIAIPVILVLLWFVAAGIGGPYFGKVDEVAQNDQSTFLPSSAESTVVGERYLDFVGSESIPAIVIVTSEDKLTDEQLASLNTLAEDLGNEANVVSSSPAVASEDGLAAELFVGLDTDADISEAVDELRATITDELPDGLTFNITGPAGFTADLVTAFGGIDGILLITALGLVLVILLVVYRSIVLPFAVLATSLFALCVALLTNWWLAKWDILTLTGQTQGILFILVIGAATDYSLLYTARYAEALRRHRHRGDATRSALKGVLEPILASGGTVIAGLLCLLLSDLGSNRSLGPVAAIGIVFAMLSALTLLPSILYLLGRSAYWPRRPKYDPDRSDDQQVHTGIYAKAGEFVSRRPRTVWIVCALLLAAGAAFVPTLKADGVPTSEYVLGFSDAREGQDRLSEHFPGGSGAPAYVLTDEGNLQDVTDKLLAADGVDSVAVVAKDSPSGQAEVTSDGVQSLIPGQPTPAPTVSEGQVMLLATLADAPDSDEAVETIRELRTELAGTAQLGGDTATDVDTRDTNEHDRALIIPIVLAVILVILIALLRSVVAPLLLIATTALSFGTAMGTAALVFNHVFKFPGADPSVPLYGFVFLVALGIDYNIFLMTRVREESRRHGTREGILRGLAVTGGVITSAGLVLAATFAALAVIPILFLAQLAFIVAFGVLLDTFVVRTLLVPALVYDIGPAVWWPSKLARDEAAAKGRHAA
- a CDS encoding UvrD-helicase domain-containing protein, which gives rise to MRVIAAAGSGKTSVMVARAAYAITRGLVPASRILMLAFNADAAEELQERVTTRLAALGISSDGLRASTFHSFGLSIIGQATGRKPRIAPWVENGKDVAKIAEIVDGLRDSSPGFRYKWDTFRLLYPHMADEPDGGEPDSYDRATRLTGFETYRGETVRSEGERLIANWLFLNGVEYEYERRYAHDVADSAHSQYRPDFFYPAVQVWHEHWALRADGTPPESFTGYADSMRWKKRIHERYGTTLVETTWHEIADLSGFESLERDLRRHGLELDWNPDRPIPGAPPMEHERLARLMRTFMSHAKSGSWTRADLEERIRDLPKRRQARARHFLDLYWQIHERWEAELRAIEAVDFDDMLLRAAELVEQNPSLRRWDLVMVDEFQDTSRARARLTRALITGPDKHLLAVGDDWQAINRFAGADLGVMTSFDAFFGPALTRRLETTFRCTQTIADVASRFVARNPSQLRKRVRAARGTDGPPVTVVRIPSREAIPDAIAAHLTDLSASAPGSSVDVLGRYRFERDLLRRGSYPELRLTFRTIHASKGLEADFVVLPNLTTGTFGLPSGIADDPILSLAMSGDDGFPHSEERRLFYVALTRARRGVTIFTVVGLESPFVVELLQDSGVVVKSQAADVDAVRVCPTCGEGTLVQRKSRHGLFLGCSRFPKCRATARL